One segment of Asterias rubens chromosome 2, eAstRub1.3, whole genome shotgun sequence DNA contains the following:
- the LOC117307380 gene encoding uncharacterized protein LOC117307380: MFQDIDPYSTEYYAVTDARTCQLNSTEKAKLQLVLRHIERAYKLTESRVDRYKQQLRRDLIDLEAHKMAMRSHALGFKQLQQLDDASQREMLKVVSQRGRYNYSLKSEVKFQRELMFTYNARLEHSKKLLEASKKQSQEAMAKGDLVCSQFTRVDDLEKSEDRGQGSDTPSCLIFPSM, translated from the exons ATGTTCCAAGACATCGACCCCTACTCTACAGAATACTACGCCGTGACAGACGCCCGTACCTGCCAGCTGAACAGCACGGAGAAAGCCAAGCTACAGCTCGTACTACGGCACATCGAGAGAGCTTACAAGCTCACTGAGAGTAGGGTAGACCGATACAAGCAACAACTTCGACGGGACTTGATCGACTTGGAAGCCCATAAGATGGCAATGAGGTCACATGCTCTGGGATTTAAGCAACTGCAGCAGTTGGATGATGCTTCACAACGAGAGATGCTCAAG GTGGTCTCACAACGTGGTAGATACAACTACTCCTTAAAGAGTGAGGTCAAGTTTCAACGTGAACTGATGTTCACATACAATGCCCGACTAGAACACTCCAAGAAGCTCCTAGAGGCTTCCAAGAAACAGAGTCAAGAAGCTATGGCCAAGGGAGATCTCGTCTGTAGTCAGTTCACTCGAGTGGACGACTTAGAGAAGTCAGAGGATAGGGGTCAAGGGTCAGATACGCCATCCTGTTTGATATTTCCAAGTATGTGA
- the LOC117307381 gene encoding protein arginine N-methyltransferase 6-like — MEPPVKRKRHDDDGFYFKSYSGVSIHEDMIRDSVRTNTYRLAILRCCEQIAGKVVADIGAGTGILSCFCVQAGAKKVYAIEASAIAEQAKKVVKSNKMGGKIQIVRGKVEEVELPEKVDVIVSEWMGHFLLYESMFNSVVYARDKWLKEDGVILPSQASLYMAPITNEEMYKERIDFWSDLKGKYGLDMECMIPYAKKCIFGSVQIEEVFGSDLIAHETKVATIDISKITVQELQSVKGSFDVRCFGASKFCGFVTWFTVTFDIPRKESVLLSTSPSKHSTHWRQSVLYSHDPVTVEQDTVIKGTITLTPGTKNSRYLDVALKYTVGEQSEVEDHYTMSDDGPS, encoded by the exons ATGGAGCCTCCTGTGAAACG GAAGCGCCATGATGATGATGGATTCTACTTCAA GTCCTATTCAGGTGTCTCCATACATGAAGATATGATAAGAGATTCTGTAAGAACAAACACATACAG aCTTGCCATTCTCCGTTGCTGTGAACAAATTGCTGGCAAAGTTGTTGCAGATATTGGGGCTGGTACAG GAATTTTAAGCTGCTTCTGTGTGCAGGCAGGGGCTAAGAAAG TGTATGCCATAGAGGCGAGTGCAATAGCCGAGCAGGCGAAGAAGGTTGTCAAATCCAATAAGATGGGTGGCAAGATACAGATTGTCAGGGGTAAAGTGGAGGAAGTAGAGCTACCTGAGAAGGTGGACGTCATAGTTAGTGAATGGATG GGTCATTTCCTCCTGTACGAGTCCATGTTTAACTCAGTCGTCTATGCTAGAGATAAATGGCTGAAAGAAGATGGAGTGATATTACCATCACAGGCTTCATTATACATGGCTCCAATAACAAATGAGGAGATGTACAAAGAAAG AATTGATTTTTGGTCAGATTTAAAAGGTAAATACGGTCTGGATATGGAGTGTATGATCCCATACGCAAAAAAATGTATCTTTG GATCTGTTCAAATTGAAGAAGTGTTTGGGTCTGACCTTATTGCCCATGAAACTAAAGTAGCAACCATTGATATCAGCAAAATAACTGTACAAGAACTACAATCTGTCAAG GGCTCATTTGATGTGAGGTGTTTTGGTGCTTCAAAGTTTTGTGGGTTTGTGACCTGGTTtactgtgacctttgacataccGAGAAAAGAGTCAGTGTTACTGTCTACATCACCAAGCAAACA CTCTACTCATTGGAGACAGAGTGTACTTTATTCACATGATCCAGTCACAGTAGAACAAGACACAGTGATTAAAGGAACCATTACCCTAACGCCCGGGACCAAGAACTCTAG ATATTTGGATGTTGCTTTGAAGTACACAGTTGGGGAACAGTCTGAAGTTGAAGATCATTATACCATGTCCGATGATGGCCCAAGTTGA